From a single Pseudophryne corroboree isolate aPseCor3 chromosome 6, aPseCor3.hap2, whole genome shotgun sequence genomic region:
- the LOC134935095 gene encoding uncharacterized protein LOC134935095, which translates to MASYMDREFTTGFIDVYRASECLWKVRSKDFSNRQKKDQAYRQLVEYSKAHNSDADLLWAKKKIANLRTVFKKEHTRVIESQRSGAGTDDVYQPTLWYYEQMKFLLEREAKLHGQGSLDKESPKTPEEEGTLNPESTPEVMNTSATEATELELSGEESAPSRSTAPPRRRQKNSSLSSDSASSSTVQFIQRAEEMLNRPPDFYRQFSNTIESQIRVMPETVFRTFRRIVFDVLRRAEDNDLSDDLDLMSNPVRRARNAPQSQYPYPQPYYYPPGNPPPQRPFFSPGPPPTPTLPTPPTSTLSTGLYSAMLSTQLPPEDEATFFNY; encoded by the exons ATGGCTTCTTACATGGACCGGGAGTTCACAACTGGATTCATTGATGTGTATCGGGCCAGCGAATGTCTGTGGAAGGTCCGTAGCAAGGATTTTTCAAACAGACAGAAGAAGGATCAGGCCTACAGACAATTGGTGGAGTACAGCAAAGCCCATAACAGTGATGCTGATCTACTTTGGGCGAAGAAGAAGATAGCAAACTTGCGGACGGTGTTCAAGAAGGAACACACACGCGTGATCGAGTCTCAACGTTCAGGAGCCGGAACTGATGATGTTTACCAGCCGACGCTATGGTATTATGAACAGATGAAGTTCCTTTTGGAGAGAGAGGCGAAATTACATGGACAGGGTAGCCTGGATAAAGAGTCTCCTAAGACGCCAGAGGAAGAGGGGACCCTTAATCCG gaatctACCCCGGAGGTAATGAACACTTCCGCAACAGAGGCAACAGAACTGGAGCTCAGTGGTGAGGAGTCAGCACCATCTCGGTCGACAGCACCACCAAGGCGGAGACAAAAGAATTCATCATTGAGTTCCGATTCTGCATCCTCCAGCACGGTTCAATTTATCCAACGGGCAGAGGAAATGCTTAATAGGCCACCAGACTTCTATCGTCAATTTTCAAACACGATAGAATCTCAGATACGTGTAATGCCCGAAACTGTTTTTAGAACTTTCAGGCGCATAGTATTTGATGTATTGAGAAGGGCCGAGGATAATGACCTATCCGATGACCTGGATCTAATGTCAAATCCTGTGCGGCGCGCACgaaatgccccacagtcccagtatcCTTATCCCCAACCATACTATTATCCGCCGGGTAATCCTCCGCCACAGCGCCCTTTTTTTTCGCCGGGACCCCCACCTACACCCACTCTGCCCACTCCTCCCACCAGCACTTTGTCCACTGGATTGTACTCAGCAATGCTGAGTACACAGCTCCCCCCAGAGGACGAGGCTACTTTTTTCAattattaa